TTTTTTATAAGATTTTTGTTAATAAATGGGTGATGAAATCATCACCCATTTATTTCTAATCTTCAAATACTTTTTGACCATCTACTTCGGTTTGAAGAGCCTTAAGAGCTTTTTCAACAATCTTTCTTCTTAGTTTCTTTTCTTCAGCTGGATCTAATGCTGGATTTCCTAATGGATGTGGAATTGCAACAGCAGGTACTATTCTATTAGCTCCAACTGTTAAAGAAATAGGAACTACTGTACATATATGAACAACTGGTATTCCAGCTCTTTCAATCTCTTTAACCATCGTTGCACCGCAACGAGTACAAGTACCTCATGTAGATGTAAGTATAACTGCATCTACTCCATCAGCAACTAATTCTTTAGCAAACTCTGAAGCATACTTTTTAGCATTTGCTACTGATGTACCATTACCTACAGTAGTATAGAAATATCTATGAAGCTTACCAATAACTCCTTCTTTCTCTAAATCTCTTAAAACATCAACTGGCAATACCCTATCTGCATCTTCATTTGCATAAACAGGGTCATATCCACCATGAGCAGTTTCATATGTTTCAGAAGTTAAATCCATTACTCCATCTATATCATATTTACCATATTTAGATGCACTTGAAGATTCTATATGATCAGGATTGCCCTTTGGAACTATACCACCAGATGTCACTAAAGCAACTTTTGCCTTTGACATATCTTTTACAGCTGGATTAGGTGGTACATTGTCAAAGTTAGGCATTGGATACTCTGTAACAAACTTTTCTCCTTTAAGCTTTTTAACAAGCATCTCAACTGCTCTTTCAGAACCTCTCTTATCAAGGAATATATTTTTTCTTACCCCTCTTGCTATATAACCTTCTTCAGAAGGCAAACCTATTTCTTCTCCTTTAACTAATTTTAGAGCAAGTTTTGCCATAGCTGGAACTGCTTTTCTCATTGCAG
Above is a window of Caminicella sporogenes DSM 14501 DNA encoding:
- the grdB gene encoding glycine reductase complex selenoprotein B, with protein sequence MSKIRVVHYINQFFAGIGGEEKADVPPEVREGVVGPGMALNKAFKGEAEIVATVICGDSYFNENLEEAKQKVLEMIKEYNPDLFIAGPAFNAGRYGTACGTIAKFVKDELNIPVLTAMYPENPGVDMFKKDLYIIETGNSAAAMRKAVPAMAKLALKLVKGEEIGLPSEEGYIARGVRKNIFLDKRGSERAVEMLVKKLKGEKFVTEYPMPNFDNVPPNPAVKDMSKAKVALVTSGGIVPKGNPDHIESSSASKYGKYDIDGVMDLTSETYETAHGGYDPVYANEDADRVLPVDVLRDLEKEGVIGKLHRYFYTTVGNGTSVANAKKYASEFAKELVADGVDAVILTSTUGTCTRCGATMVKEIERAGIPVVHICTVVPISLTVGANRIVPAVAIPHPLGNPALDPAEEKKLRRKIVEKALKALQTEVDGQKVFED